A window of the Dyadobacter pollutisoli genome harbors these coding sequences:
- a CDS encoding tetratricopeptide repeat protein yields MKISSVLLLSLITFSLFAQSSKIDSLTNVLANTAVDTTKVNLMVDIGVEYWASDPEKTILYTRNALDIAKKIKYRRGEAKSYQGIGIYYWQKNDYVKSLANYELGKNIYKELGDQLGYGRSLTNIGMVYGEQGNYDVALDNYQQSLIIFQELHDDKRMASAINSIGNVHKNQKNFDEALISYKQAMDIWIKAGDKKSTAGSYINIASIYTKQKKYDAAIASANKAFELFESFKDSNGQIICLNNLGEIYLQKEDYPQALLKYELSLEINQQFQSKRLMITSYNGLGQVYTKQHNTGKAIENYRHAQLLAQGSGIRPALQLSYQGLATVYGDMKDYANAYHFQQLSNTLKDSIFNAENTNKIANLRVHYESEKKQNEIKLLQKEKDLGYAHRNMLALGLIGGLIVLGLAFNRQRLKVRKDREIHIAQQALAENEIRNRQEREQQLTTELEFRNKALTTHTLNLIQKNSILEEIRQTVSLTLKTRQVEEHSTLFGRLINLIDYSFNLDKDWDEFKMYFEGVHKDFFTKLKKGYPDLSSGELRLCALIRLNLNLKEAATLLNIAPDSVKTARHRLRKKLNLPEDSNLADYLMTV; encoded by the coding sequence ATGAAAATCAGCAGTGTTTTATTGCTCTCCCTCATTACATTTTCTCTCTTTGCCCAGTCCTCCAAAATTGACAGCCTGACGAATGTGCTCGCAAACACCGCTGTGGACACAACGAAAGTGAACCTCATGGTCGACATTGGCGTCGAGTACTGGGCATCGGATCCTGAAAAAACAATTCTCTACACCCGAAACGCGCTGGATATTGCAAAAAAAATAAAATATCGCCGCGGAGAAGCGAAAAGTTATCAGGGGATCGGGATCTATTATTGGCAGAAAAATGATTACGTCAAGTCACTGGCCAACTATGAGCTTGGTAAAAACATATATAAAGAACTGGGAGACCAGCTTGGTTATGGCAGGTCTCTTACCAATATCGGGATGGTTTATGGAGAGCAGGGAAACTACGATGTCGCGCTGGACAACTACCAGCAATCGCTGATCATTTTTCAGGAATTGCACGACGACAAGAGAATGGCGTCGGCTATCAACAGCATTGGCAATGTCCATAAAAATCAGAAGAATTTTGATGAAGCCCTGATTTCCTACAAACAGGCAATGGATATCTGGATCAAGGCGGGAGACAAAAAATCGACGGCTGGCTCTTACATTAACATAGCCAGCATTTATACCAAACAAAAGAAATACGACGCAGCCATTGCCAGTGCCAATAAGGCTTTTGAATTGTTTGAAAGTTTCAAAGACAGCAATGGGCAAATAATATGTCTTAATAACCTCGGCGAAATTTATTTGCAAAAAGAAGATTACCCGCAGGCGCTGCTGAAATACGAACTTTCACTGGAAATCAATCAGCAGTTTCAGAGCAAGCGGTTAATGATCACCTCTTATAATGGGCTGGGCCAGGTCTATACCAAACAACATAACACCGGAAAGGCCATTGAAAATTACCGTCACGCGCAATTGTTAGCGCAAGGCTCTGGTATAAGGCCCGCATTGCAGCTGTCATACCAGGGACTGGCGACGGTTTACGGCGATATGAAAGACTACGCTAACGCTTATCACTTCCAGCAGCTTTCCAATACGCTGAAAGACTCGATCTTCAATGCTGAAAACACCAATAAGATCGCCAATCTGCGGGTACATTATGAAAGCGAGAAAAAGCAGAATGAAATAAAACTGCTTCAAAAAGAGAAGGATCTTGGTTATGCGCACCGGAATATGCTCGCGCTAGGGCTGATCGGCGGACTGATCGTGCTGGGCCTGGCATTTAACAGGCAGCGGCTTAAAGTCCGAAAAGACCGGGAAATACACATTGCACAGCAGGCGCTGGCAGAAAACGAAATCCGTAACCGCCAGGAAAGAGAGCAGCAGCTCACCACGGAACTGGAATTCCGGAACAAAGCATTGACGACGCATACATTAAACCTCATTCAGAAAAACAGTATCCTCGAAGAAATCCGGCAGACGGTTTCACTTACACTCAAAACCAGGCAGGTCGAAGAACATTCTACCCTTTTCGGACGGCTCATAAACCTCATCGATTACAGTTTTAACCTCGACAAAGACTGGGACGAATTTAAAATGTACTTCGAAGGCGTTCACAAAGATTTTTTTACCAAACTAAAAAAAGGATACCCCGACCTGAGCAGCGGTGAACTGCGTCTTTGCGCATTGATCCGGCTCAACCTCAATCTCAAAGAAGCGGCGACTTTGCTCAACATTGCCCCCGACAGCGTTAAAACCGCCAGGCACCGGCTTCGCAAAAAACTCAATTTACCGGAAGACAGTAACCTGGCGGATTATTTGATGACGGTTTAA
- a CDS encoding globin domain-containing protein, whose amino-acid sequence MDIRNMLIIKNSWSHVIAQPDNPGVLFYQQLFAAVPCLVPMFKSDMEGQQAKFTDMITYMVTNLQNMEDIQYEIELLGQRHAHYGVTAEHYELVGSVLISTLKSSLGDLWNSETEEAWTRLYQLWSSSMIGASSEMSPEKSPE is encoded by the coding sequence ATGGATATTCGTAATATGCTCATAATTAAAAACTCGTGGAGTCACGTGATCGCCCAGCCTGATAATCCGGGTGTACTTTTCTATCAGCAGCTCTTCGCCGCCGTGCCGTGCCTGGTGCCTATGTTCAAGTCGGACATGGAGGGCCAGCAAGCCAAATTTACCGATATGATTACGTACATGGTGACCAACCTGCAGAACATGGAAGACATCCAATATGAAATTGAGCTGCTTGGTCAGCGGCATGCTCATTACGGTGTCACCGCCGAACATTACGAACTCGTGGGGTCGGTGCTGATCAGCACATTAAAAAGCAGCTTGGGAGATTTGTGGAACTCCGAAACCGAAGAGGCCTGGACAAGGTTGTACCAACTCTGGTCATCTTCCATGATCGGGGCGAGCAGCGAAATGAGCCCGGAAAAATCGCCCGAGTAG
- a CDS encoding ABC transporter permease — MKRNENLPITPPRWIRRLLTWFHPENTVEEVSGDLDELYDHWHEKHGKATADLKYALNVISVLPPFVRKRKQSAAYQQKFRTTPNFQPAMILNYFKIAWRNIAHNKSFSSINILGLALGMACSLLIMLWIQDEFSMDSYHANGPQLYHVMERQFFDGKVEATPGTPGLLADELKKEFPEIAYSAGLSWQEERTFSVGEKVNKEKGRWAGEDWFKMYSIPLLTGTAEDVLSSPTNIAISRKLAENYFGNAQAAMGKSIRMSNQEDYQVSAVFEMPENSSVKYDYLLSWKDLLAHNEWLKDWGNSVTETHIQLHTDGKGLSADPGKLEAKIKSFLKTRNPNMGSKGFDIQLFLQPSSEAYLYSNFKNGYLDGGRIEYVRLFGIVAIFILLIACINFMNLATARSVKRAREVGVRKVVGAGRGWLIGQFVGEALVLTFIALLVAVVFVWGLLPTFNTLTEKHITFQFADASFWLTLLAMTLLTGLIAGSYPALFLSSLNPIRVLKGSIRFGSGARFFRQGLVVFQFALSMLLIIGTVVVYRQMDFIQTKNLGFDRQGMVYIPSEGELLNKYDLFKEELLQMPGIEAVTKMEGTPTNGFGTTGNVQWPGKDPSTNIQFQFSQIDYDFTKTLKVKVKGRDFSRAFGADSMNYIINETAAKRIGYQDPVGKPLTMWGKTGTIVGVVDDYHQSSMHTAIEPFIARLGQGKMIIVRIRPGQTKQAMASLESLCREINPKFPFAYMFADEAFQSLYRSETVVGTLANYFAFLAIFICCLGLFGLAAFTAEQRTKEIGVRKVLGASVTGIVALLSKDFLKLVLIAIVIASPIAWYAMNQWLRDFVYRIDMEWWVFVLAGLLAVTIALLTVSFQSVKAALMNPVKTLRSE, encoded by the coding sequence ATGAAACGCAACGAAAATCTACCCATAACGCCTCCCCGCTGGATCCGCCGGTTACTGACCTGGTTTCACCCTGAGAATACCGTGGAGGAAGTCTCGGGAGACCTCGACGAACTGTACGACCATTGGCACGAAAAGCATGGCAAAGCCACAGCTGACCTTAAATACGCACTGAATGTAATCTCGGTACTGCCGCCGTTTGTCCGTAAACGGAAGCAGTCTGCCGCCTATCAACAAAAATTCCGGACCACACCCAATTTTCAACCAGCCATGATCCTTAATTATTTCAAAATTGCCTGGCGTAATATCGCCCACAACAAGTCATTTTCAAGCATTAACATTCTGGGACTTGCGCTCGGAATGGCTTGCAGCTTGCTCATTATGCTCTGGATTCAGGACGAATTCAGTATGGACAGTTATCATGCCAACGGGCCTCAGTTGTACCATGTGATGGAGCGTCAATTTTTCGATGGCAAGGTAGAGGCAACTCCCGGGACACCTGGTTTGCTGGCAGACGAACTGAAAAAGGAATTTCCTGAAATTGCCTATTCCGCTGGTCTTTCCTGGCAGGAGGAGCGCACATTCTCGGTCGGCGAAAAGGTGAATAAGGAGAAGGGGCGATGGGCTGGCGAGGATTGGTTCAAAATGTACAGCATTCCCTTGCTGACCGGTACCGCAGAGGATGTATTGAGCAGCCCGACAAACATTGCGATATCCCGGAAACTCGCGGAAAACTACTTTGGAAACGCCCAGGCCGCTATGGGAAAAAGCATTCGCATGAGTAACCAGGAAGACTATCAGGTCAGTGCGGTGTTTGAAATGCCGGAAAACAGCTCGGTCAAATACGATTATCTGCTCAGCTGGAAAGATTTGCTGGCGCATAATGAATGGCTGAAAGACTGGGGGAACAGTGTGACCGAAACCCATATTCAGCTGCATACGGACGGTAAGGGCCTTTCGGCTGACCCTGGCAAGCTGGAAGCGAAGATAAAGTCATTTCTGAAAACCCGCAATCCAAATATGGGTTCCAAAGGTTTTGATATCCAGCTTTTTCTGCAACCTTCCAGTGAGGCTTATTTGTATTCCAATTTCAAAAATGGCTACCTCGATGGGGGGCGGATCGAATACGTTCGGTTGTTTGGAATTGTAGCCATATTTATCCTGCTAATCGCCTGTATCAATTTCATGAACCTCGCCACGGCGCGGTCCGTCAAGCGGGCACGCGAGGTAGGTGTACGCAAGGTGGTAGGCGCAGGGAGAGGCTGGCTCATCGGGCAGTTTGTCGGAGAGGCACTGGTACTGACCTTCATTGCGCTGCTCGTCGCAGTCGTTTTTGTATGGGGCCTGCTTCCTACCTTTAATACATTGACTGAAAAACACATTACATTTCAGTTTGCAGATGCGTCGTTCTGGTTGACATTGCTGGCTATGACGCTCCTTACCGGCCTCATTGCCGGAAGTTACCCTGCATTGTTTTTATCGTCCCTGAACCCGATCCGGGTTTTGAAGGGTTCGATCCGATTTGGCTCGGGAGCACGGTTTTTTCGCCAGGGGCTGGTGGTTTTTCAGTTTGCGCTTTCTATGCTGCTCATCATCGGAACCGTTGTCGTGTACCGTCAAATGGATTTTATCCAAACCAAAAATCTGGGTTTCGACCGCCAGGGAATGGTTTATATTCCTTCCGAGGGAGAGCTGCTGAACAAGTACGATCTATTCAAGGAAGAGCTGCTGCAAATGCCCGGGATTGAAGCCGTAACCAAGATGGAGGGGACACCAACCAATGGATTTGGCACAACAGGCAATGTACAATGGCCCGGCAAAGATCCTTCGACGAACATTCAGTTCCAGTTTTCACAGATAGATTACGATTTCACGAAGACCTTAAAAGTGAAAGTGAAAGGGCGTGATTTTTCAAGAGCTTTTGGGGCAGATTCAATGAATTATATCATTAATGAAACTGCCGCCAAGCGCATCGGATATCAGGACCCGGTCGGTAAGCCGCTGACCATGTGGGGTAAAACAGGTACCATCGTCGGTGTTGTTGACGACTATCACCAAAGCTCAATGCATACTGCCATTGAACCGTTTATCGCAAGGTTAGGTCAGGGCAAGATGATCATTGTGCGCATCAGACCGGGGCAGACGAAGCAGGCCATGGCAAGCCTGGAAAGCCTTTGCAGGGAAATAAACCCTAAGTTTCCATTTGCGTATATGTTTGCCGACGAAGCATTCCAGTCGCTGTACCGAAGCGAAACGGTGGTGGGAACGCTGGCTAATTACTTTGCTTTTCTGGCTATTTTTATCTGCTGTCTGGGGTTGTTCGGGTTGGCGGCTTTCACGGCCGAGCAGCGTACGAAGGAAATTGGCGTTCGTAAAGTGCTGGGTGCCAGCGTTACCGGTATTGTTGCCTTGCTGTCCAAAGACTTTTTGAAATTGGTACTGATCGCCATCGTGATCGCCTCGCCGATTGCCTGGTATGCGATGAACCAGTGGCTGCGCGACTTCGTGTACCGAATCGATATGGAATGGTGGGTGTTTGTGCTGGCGGGGCTGCTGGCGGTGACCATTGCATTGCTGACGGTCAGTTTTCAGAGCGTTAAAGCTGCGCTGATGAATCCTGTTAAAACATTACGCAGTGAATAA
- a CDS encoding ABC transporter permease produces the protein MNAEEKPRRHAPPVWIHWLLALMHPANTLEEVEGDLDELYHDWHEKSGEWSANLKYLLNVTSVLPPFVRRRKQEYQYEKPSILHTAMIREYIKIAFRNLAKYKANAAINIVGLTFGMTCFFLISLYLFDEWTFDAFHSQADRIYRITQQKTSENGKQSHVASVGYQVGKYAQTELPEVENVVRVTALGRTNVSDTAGRNVFLREITLADRSFFQVFDYKMIAGDRATALQQPYSTVITRQMAQNMFGTDDALGKIIDTDGFDTPFTVTGICEDVPKNSSFQFDILFSESTIHSDKWYREQSGSDWSSNMFVTYLLLKANAPNASIATKIKNAVAAHLPPDKKVGTFSLQPLRDIHFYSEDIDNSAERNNSSGRMGDIAYVYVFAVIGVFVLLIACINYINLTTARAARRAKEIGVRKVAGAHRGSLTFQFLMESLVITFIALLIALLAVQLALPKFNAFTEKALAINFSSDYRIWLIVILATLFTGLLSGSYPALLLSRFQPLLLIKGGTTTPGTSKTQLRQGLVVFQFTLSVVMIVATLVVYLQMRFIRTKNLGFNKEQLVVVDINSGKVRKSFQAIKSEYSKLAGVSQVSVSTRVPGEWKNLAQVEVHTPNERAGVNSMMTFIGADEDFLKTFDMKLLAGRNFGSNTPADSSAVLINETAAKALNIQTPGGQWIEIPREGSNGNLTPLDEPLKVRVVGIVKDFNFRSLRETIAPLVIGYRNNPIQYIDYFTVRLSGENAQETVSQMKYILQKIDPDDLFEYHFLDQQLALFYREDAKRQTIFMSMVLATVFIACLGLFGLSAFTAEQRAKEIGVRKVLGASIGSIVTLLSRDFLKPVLIGILLATPVAWYAMHRWLQDFAYKIDVEWWMFVLAGVVAISVALLTVCFQSVKAALMNPVKTLRSE, from the coding sequence ATGAATGCAGAGGAGAAGCCCCGCCGTCACGCGCCACCGGTCTGGATACATTGGCTTTTGGCTTTGATGCATCCAGCCAATACGTTGGAGGAAGTAGAAGGCGATCTGGACGAGTTGTATCATGACTGGCATGAAAAATCAGGAGAATGGTCAGCTAATCTCAAATATCTACTCAATGTGACATCTGTACTGCCGCCATTTGTGCGCCGCAGAAAGCAGGAATATCAGTACGAAAAACCTTCAATCCTACATACAGCCATGATCAGAGAATACATTAAAATTGCTTTTCGCAACCTCGCCAAGTACAAGGCTAATGCTGCAATCAACATTGTGGGGCTGACCTTTGGGATGACCTGTTTCTTTCTGATCTCGCTCTATTTGTTTGATGAATGGACCTTCGATGCGTTTCATTCTCAGGCAGACCGGATTTACAGGATCACCCAGCAAAAAACTTCGGAAAACGGCAAGCAATCGCATGTCGCGTCGGTTGGTTATCAGGTTGGGAAGTATGCTCAAACGGAACTGCCGGAGGTGGAAAATGTGGTGCGGGTAACAGCTTTGGGGCGAACGAACGTCTCGGACACTGCGGGCCGCAATGTTTTTCTAAGAGAAATAACCCTGGCCGACCGTAGCTTCTTTCAGGTATTTGACTATAAAATGATTGCCGGTGATCGCGCCACAGCTTTGCAGCAGCCATACTCGACGGTAATCACCCGTCAAATGGCTCAAAATATGTTTGGTACCGACGACGCATTAGGTAAGATCATCGATACCGATGGTTTCGACACGCCTTTTACTGTCACGGGCATTTGTGAAGATGTGCCGAAGAATTCCAGTTTTCAGTTCGACATACTGTTTTCAGAAAGCACGATCCACAGCGATAAATGGTATAGAGAGCAGTCGGGGAGTGACTGGTCGTCCAATATGTTTGTGACCTACCTTTTGTTGAAAGCCAATGCCCCGAATGCATCTATTGCCACGAAAATTAAAAATGCGGTGGCGGCTCATTTGCCTCCTGACAAAAAAGTTGGCACATTCTCGTTGCAGCCGCTGCGTGACATTCACTTCTACTCCGAAGACATTGATAATAGCGCTGAGCGAAACAATAGCTCGGGCCGGATGGGCGACATTGCCTATGTGTATGTTTTTGCGGTGATAGGCGTATTTGTCCTGCTGATCGCCTGCATTAACTACATTAACCTGACCACCGCACGCGCCGCCCGTCGTGCCAAGGAAATCGGTGTGCGTAAGGTAGCGGGTGCGCACAGGGGAAGTCTCACCTTCCAGTTCCTCATGGAATCGCTGGTGATTACCTTCATCGCTTTGCTCATCGCATTGTTAGCCGTGCAGCTCGCTTTGCCGAAGTTCAATGCTTTTACGGAAAAGGCGCTGGCCATCAATTTCTCGTCTGATTACCGGATCTGGCTGATTGTTATTTTGGCCACATTGTTTACCGGTTTATTGTCAGGAAGCTATCCTGCATTGCTGCTTTCGCGTTTTCAACCCTTGTTGCTCATCAAAGGAGGTACTACCACGCCGGGTACGAGCAAAACGCAGTTGCGGCAAGGACTGGTGGTCTTCCAGTTTACATTGTCGGTTGTAATGATCGTGGCAACACTGGTGGTTTATTTGCAAATGCGGTTTATCCGAACTAAAAACCTGGGTTTTAATAAAGAGCAGCTAGTGGTGGTCGATATCAACAGCGGTAAAGTGCGCAAGAGTTTTCAGGCGATCAAATCGGAGTATAGCAAGCTGGCTGGTGTCAGTCAGGTTTCGGTTTCAACGCGTGTGCCTGGGGAGTGGAAAAATCTGGCGCAAGTGGAGGTACATACGCCTAATGAACGTGCCGGTGTGAATTCGATGATGACATTCATTGGGGCTGACGAAGACTTTTTGAAAACATTTGATATGAAATTGCTGGCGGGCCGGAATTTCGGAAGCAATACCCCGGCCGATTCTTCCGCCGTCCTGATCAATGAAACGGCTGCGAAGGCATTGAATATTCAAACTCCGGGGGGACAATGGATAGAAATTCCGAGGGAGGGGAGTAACGGAAACCTCACGCCTTTGGACGAGCCATTGAAGGTACGTGTAGTGGGTATCGTTAAGGATTTCAACTTTCGATCATTACGGGAAACAATCGCGCCGCTGGTGATCGGGTACCGCAATAATCCAATCCAGTACATTGATTATTTCACGGTGAGGTTATCTGGTGAAAATGCGCAGGAAACCGTGAGCCAGATGAAATACATTCTGCAAAAAATTGACCCGGACGATCTGTTTGAATATCATTTTCTGGATCAGCAGCTGGCATTATTTTACCGCGAGGATGCCAAACGTCAAACCATTTTTATGAGCATGGTGCTCGCGACGGTGTTCATTGCCTGCCTGGGATTGTTTGGTTTGTCGGCATTCACAGCCGAGCAGCGGGCGAAAGAGATTGGTGTCCGAAAAGTGTTGGGAGCCAGCATTGGCAGCATTGTTACGTTGTTGTCAAGAGACTTTTTGAAACCTGTTCTGATCGGAATTCTGCTGGCTACGCCTGTTGCCTGGTACGCTATGCACCGCTGGTTGCAGGATTTTGCCTACAAGATCGATGTGGAATGGTGGATGTTTGTGCTGGCAGGGGTTGTGGCTATCAGCGTAGCATTGCTCACGGTTTGTTTTCAGTCTGTTAAGGCCGCCCTGATGAATCCTGTCAAAACCCTGCGAAGCGAATAA
- a CDS encoding PadR family transcriptional regulator, whose translation MRRTYLGEFEEMVLLMVAILNGEGYGVTISQALEEHTGRSVTFGTVHNTLIRLEEKGFVKSELGGASTERGGRRKRIFKVTALGSRALHDIQELRKDLWQMIPFNSLKLSGL comes from the coding sequence ATGCGCCGGACTTATTTGGGAGAGTTTGAGGAAATGGTTTTACTCATGGTAGCAATCCTGAATGGCGAGGGCTACGGGGTCACGATCAGTCAGGCGCTGGAAGAGCATACCGGTCGCAGCGTCACTTTCGGGACGGTCCATAACACATTGATACGGCTGGAAGAAAAGGGTTTTGTGAAATCGGAACTCGGCGGCGCCAGCACCGAGCGGGGAGGAAGGCGGAAGCGAATTTTTAAAGTGACCGCACTGGGCAGCCGCGCTTTACACGACATTCAGGAACTACGGAAGGATTTGTGGCAAATGATCCCTTTCAATTCCTTAAAATTGAGCGGGTTATGA
- a CDS encoding ankyrin repeat domain-containing protein — translation MTENLINSAEPEDMQTAFIREAIWHGELTEANSMLALYPELATQSIHTAAILGNLEVVRGFLDADPALATATAAPYGGNALVYLCMSKYLRLDKSRNNDFLRTARLLLEAGVDANSGFWTKGDYPEFETALYGAAGIAHHAELTKLLLEYGADPNDGEAVYHSPETYENGAMSALVETGKVTQEGLVLMLIRKHDFHDYDGVKYLLELGVDPNGHWGTASPFHHALMRDNDSAIITLLLDHGGDPQAITHGMTVAARAAREGRGDVLAIFKKRGLPYTLEGVDRLIEACALGNNELVTTILKQEPTFLDQMLAVSGTLLAKFAGTGNVAGVRQLLDSGVKVDAVFHEGDGYFEIPKNSFAIHVAAWRGRHEIVQLLVDHGSPVDTPDQNGRTPLQLAVRACVDSYWTDRRSPESVEILLKAGANSAQISLPTGYKAIDHLLLPS, via the coding sequence ATGACTGAAAACCTTATAAACTCAGCAGAGCCGGAAGATATGCAGACTGCATTTATCCGGGAAGCGATCTGGCATGGGGAATTAACGGAGGCCAACTCAATGCTGGCACTGTATCCCGAGCTGGCTACACAAAGCATTCATACTGCTGCCATATTGGGTAATTTGGAAGTTGTTCGTGGTTTTTTGGATGCTGATCCAGCTCTTGCTACGGCCACAGCGGCCCCCTATGGCGGCAATGCATTGGTTTATTTATGTATGTCAAAATACCTGCGGCTGGATAAAAGCAGGAACAATGACTTTTTACGGACGGCCCGCCTGCTCCTCGAAGCAGGCGTTGACGCCAACTCGGGCTTTTGGACGAAAGGCGATTATCCAGAGTTTGAAACTGCATTATATGGCGCGGCCGGTATCGCCCACCACGCCGAATTAACGAAACTTTTGCTGGAATACGGCGCCGATCCCAACGACGGGGAGGCCGTGTACCATTCGCCCGAAACCTACGAAAACGGCGCGATGAGCGCATTGGTTGAAACCGGGAAAGTGACGCAGGAAGGATTGGTGCTGATGCTCATCCGAAAACACGACTTCCACGATTATGATGGCGTAAAATACCTGCTCGAACTGGGTGTTGACCCGAATGGTCATTGGGGAACGGCGTCTCCGTTTCATCATGCATTGATGCGCGATAATGATTCGGCCATCATTACCCTCCTCCTCGACCATGGCGGCGATCCGCAAGCTATCACACATGGCATGACAGTGGCTGCACGGGCGGCGCGGGAAGGTCGTGGTGACGTATTGGCGATATTCAAAAAGCGGGGCCTACCCTACACATTGGAAGGCGTAGACCGGTTGATCGAGGCTTGTGCCTTGGGAAATAATGAGCTGGTAACAACCATTTTGAAGCAGGAACCTACGTTTCTGGATCAAATGCTGGCCGTAAGCGGCACGCTACTGGCCAAGTTTGCCGGTACCGGTAATGTGGCAGGCGTAAGGCAATTGCTGGATTCGGGTGTTAAAGTCGATGCCGTTTTTCATGAAGGTGACGGCTATTTCGAAATTCCAAAAAACAGCTTCGCTATCCACGTAGCTGCCTGGCGCGGACGCCACGAAATCGTACAGCTTCTTGTGGATCACGGATCGCCCGTCGACACGCCAGACCAAAACGGCCGCACACCATTGCAACTGGCAGTCCGCGCCTGTGTCGATTCCTACTGGACAGACCGGCGCTCTCCTGAATCCGTTGAAATATTGCTAAAAGCCGGAGCTAACTCAGCCCAGATCTCCCTGCCGACAGGCTATAAGGCGATAGATCATTTGCTGCTGCCGTCTTAA
- a CDS encoding glucuronyl esterase domain-containing protein, giving the protein MTRTLLLGLFVALSFAGLAQPAANRPTVVAGFPVNYQEDSVGTYTLPELLKSLDGKTISTAKQWTQQRRPELVKLFEENQFGKMPSRPQEMTFKVFDKGTSAFNGKAIRKQVTVYFTKDTSDHKMNLLIYIPASAKKPVPLLMNISFAAYNQTIEDTGLLVNYIWKDGKRIKADQPTVFGKMNVEQFLDAGIGFATVYYGDIEPDFKDGIKYGIRQHYLKPGQTETAANEWGAIAAWSWGLARAMDYFETDKQIDSKRVALQGASRLGKTALWAGVKDTRYKMVIASISGEGGAALSRRNYGETIRHISDPSRYLYQFAPNYHSYADNVASMPVDAHMLVALMAPRPLLLQTGSTDYWSDPKGEFLSAVAAAPVYKLFNEKGPETTDMPAAGDTSLLMNELGYYMHEGGHTVLPTDWTHIISYMKKYL; this is encoded by the coding sequence ATGACCAGAACATTATTACTTGGCCTTTTTGTTGCTCTAAGCTTTGCAGGCCTGGCACAACCAGCGGCGAACCGCCCCACCGTAGTGGCAGGCTTTCCTGTCAATTACCAGGAAGATTCGGTGGGTACCTATACACTTCCCGAATTACTCAAGTCCCTTGATGGCAAGACGATATCCACCGCAAAACAATGGACACAGCAAAGAAGACCGGAGTTAGTGAAGCTGTTTGAAGAAAATCAATTTGGCAAAATGCCTTCCCGGCCGCAGGAAATGACTTTTAAGGTGTTCGACAAAGGTACTTCCGCATTCAACGGCAAGGCGATCCGTAAACAGGTCACCGTTTATTTTACCAAAGACACCTCGGACCATAAAATGAACTTGCTCATTTACATTCCGGCATCAGCAAAGAAACCTGTTCCGTTGCTAATGAACATTTCGTTTGCGGCCTATAATCAAACCATCGAGGACACCGGGTTGCTGGTAAACTATATCTGGAAAGACGGCAAGAGGATCAAAGCGGACCAGCCGACGGTGTTTGGAAAAATGAATGTAGAGCAGTTCCTGGATGCGGGTATCGGATTTGCGACGGTGTACTATGGGGACATTGAACCGGATTTTAAAGACGGTATCAAATACGGAATCAGACAACATTACCTGAAACCGGGGCAAACCGAAACAGCAGCCAATGAATGGGGAGCCATTGCAGCCTGGTCGTGGGGACTGGCACGGGCAATGGACTACTTTGAAACCGACAAACAGATTGATAGCAAACGTGTTGCATTGCAGGGAGCTTCGCGGCTAGGCAAGACAGCACTTTGGGCGGGCGTGAAAGATACGAGGTATAAAATGGTCATCGCCAGTATTTCCGGCGAAGGCGGCGCAGCATTGAGCAGGCGTAATTATGGTGAAACGATCCGTCACATCAGCGATCCTTCGCGCTATTTGTACCAGTTTGCACCCAACTACCATTCCTACGCGGATAATGTGGCTAGCATGCCTGTGGACGCGCATATGCTGGTAGCATTAATGGCCCCCAGACCGCTACTGCTACAAACTGGCAGCACAGATTATTGGTCCGACCCAAAAGGTGAGTTTTTGTCAGCAGTTGCAGCGGCTCCCGTTTACAAGCTTTTCAATGAAAAAGGCCCGGAGACAACCGACATGCCGGCGGCCGGAGATACATCGCTTTTGATGAATGAGCTGGGTTATTATATGCATGAAGGTGGGCATACCGTACTGCCCACCGACTGGACGCATATCATTTCTTATATGAAAAAGTATCTCTAA